TGCTGAATTCTAACCTGGGTCTGGATGAATTGTGGATCATACTTGATTTTTATGTGAATTGTGATATAGGTTTGTCTTATTTTTGCAAAATACTGTTTTGATTTTGGTAGTTTCAGAGCCGATCAATTCCCATGCAAGGGTCAATTGTTTGTTCTTTTGATCTGTATCTATGCTTTCGATTTAGATTGGTTTAGTTTAGCAAGCTCGAAAACTTAGTACATATCTTCTCAAATTTGCAATTTAGGTTTTGTTAAGATTTTGACTGTGTCTGACTTTCGAGGATATGCTTATTTTTGCCTAATTTCTTTGGGTTTAATTGTTGTTCAGATTGTATATGTCTGTTTCTATATGCATGTATGGTGTAAATGGTTCATATTTTCATATGCGATGATGCATCCAAACATGTTGAGAATTTGAGTACCAAATTGTATATCCGAAAGTTAAATTACGtcttttgtttgaactttgaagtggtgtttttttattatatattagctATTAATGTGCATTTTATTCTTCAGGTTCTACTTGGGGATGTTGGAGCTGGAAAGTCTAGTCTTGTTTTGCGCTTCGTTAAAGGGCAATTTGTTGAATTTCAGGTCGGTGCTGTTATGGATTGTTGCGAGTTAGaaccttattaattaaaaattcagttGGGAATATTAGCTTGACAATTTGTCTTATAATGATGTAGGAATCAACCATAGGTGCAGCTTTTTTCTCCCAAACATTGGCTGTGAATGATGCAACTGTGAAGTTTGAGATTTGGGATACAGCTGGTCAAGAGAGGTACCATAGCTTGGCACCAATGTATTACAGAGGAGCTGCAGCTGCTATCATTGTGTATGATATTACAAATCAAGTAAGTTCTGATGCCTAACCAATGTCTTCTCTGTTTGTTTTTGTCTTTTAAACACTAAACTACGTATTGCTCTAATCATGACACTGGGAGATGAAGCACGTAGTCGAGGTCACACTTAGTTAAATTCCTTAATCATTTATGGTCTCAAGGCAAGCTTTCTTGGAATCTATTTTAATGGTGTTTCCAACATCAAGTTTTACTTGGGTTATGTTCAGTTGACGTCTCTATCAAGATTACTTGTTGAATATTTTGTTTGTCGAATATTAGTAGAGATGTGGGATGACATATGGTGTCCGAAAGATTTGTAATGGCATTCTTTGTATCTTGCAGGCATCATTTGAGAGAGCCAAAAAATGGGTCCAAGAACTTAAAGCACAAGGTATCATTATCTATTCGTTGAAGGCATCATTGTTGATTATCAATGGATCTTGtttattgttgttatttttttttatccTCATAACATGTTAATTTAAATGGCCAagtaatttatttctaatttttaatgttgaatttaatctttttGTTTTCCTCTGAAGGCAATCCTGGTATGGTAATGGCACTTGCTGGGAACAAAGTTGATTTACTAGATGCAAGGAAGGTGGCAGCAGAGGCAAGTTATCAGTTCTTACTACATATTTCTTTAcctcaaaatttaaacataatattactGTTAATTGATAATTCTGAGCCTGATTTTGAGGATAGAATGACTTTTAGgataattataattttgattttttgacaTTTCAAAACAACTCTTTCTCCATTTGAGATGGTAAACGTTCTAATGGATTCCTTGTTCAATTTTGTTTCGGCTTCAATGCACATGCTTGTCAATTTGACTTCTTATTCTCATTGGTGACTCAGGAAGCACAAACTTATGCTCAGGAGAATGGTCTTTTCTTCAAGGAAACATCTGCAAAGACAGCATCCAATGTCAATGAGATTTTCTACGAAATAGGTGTTCTATTTGTTTCTTTGTTGAGTTTCCAATAAGAATGCTGTATTTCTTTTACAAACTGGCATTTGACTGATTTTTATTTCATGCAGCCAAAAGATTACCTCGAGTGCAGCCAGCACAAAATCCTGCTGGAATGGTTCTCATGGATAGACCTGCAGAACGGAGTGCTAGTGCCACTTGTTGCTCTTAGGTATTGGACGGTTTCCTTCCTGTATCTTCTAAGTAGCTTACGCAATACTCTTTGCGACTGAAGTTTTATCTTCCAAACTTTGCCATGTTTATGTGCTATTCATTATGGGTTGTGCATGCATGCTTGTTATCTAGACCTGATGATATCTACCAGTCAATTGTGTTAAAGA
The sequence above is drawn from the Gossypium hirsutum isolate 1008001.06 chromosome A05, Gossypium_hirsutum_v2.1, whole genome shotgun sequence genome and encodes:
- the LOC107958322 gene encoding ras-related protein RABF2b: MATTGNKNINAKLVLLGDVGAGKSSLVLRFVKGQFVEFQESTIGAAFFSQTLAVNDATVKFEIWDTAGQERYHSLAPMYYRGAAAAIIVYDITNQASFERAKKWVQELKAQGNPGMVMALAGNKVDLLDARKVAAEEAQTYAQENGLFFKETSAKTASNVNEIFYEIAKRLPRVQPAQNPAGMVLMDRPAERSASATCCS